One genomic window of Pocillopora verrucosa isolate sample1 chromosome 8, ASM3666991v2, whole genome shotgun sequence includes the following:
- the LOC131788565 gene encoding uncharacterized protein, with protein MVFGHRNCAVFGCHNSGKKLEKWASQQCEVHDCLHGTPPCDCPLPFKLFPFPTERKNNEGRKRWIHLLKRKGPKGEVWQPNNSSRVCNEHFVDGKPTKENPDPVLKMGYETKSTRNRKPPTDRSSLLEEMKRLRTQDNTQDNTQDNIQDDTQDNAHDSQDAPVIQEPSSSSFITEEEHCTTAGRPDHITHDHAYSFGWYNLEDPDFCMKEKCLQERLKQFNEIKDLKEKLQELESELKACKIKLKARQRKGLEHSDLKTNSSVRLLTGLPSKRVFNKLFEVVKGNIKKVNYWSGPKKSTKKGRNFKKTPNKFGPKRALSEKDEFLLTLMKLRLGSTNADLAQRFGISTTNVTNVVTTWVKILASELKCLVYNPSIDVVKATLPAKFKKPGYSNVRHIIDCTEIFIETPSDPNLRAATWSDYKHHNTAKLLVSITPHGFFNFLSKAWGGRTSDVHLTRESSFYDIIEPGDEVMADRGFTIAEDLLIRSSRLHIPPGKRGQEQFTKAEVAKTKEIANLRIFVEQAIRRLKTFRLIKHELPISLLGSIDNIVLICAALCNLYRPLGKK; from the coding sequence ATGGTCTTTGGGCACAGAAATTGTGCAGTATTTGGGTGCCATAACAGTGGGAAAAAGCTTGAGAAATGGGCTTCACAGCAATGCGAAGTTCACGATTGTTTACACGGCACTCCGCCATGTGACTGTCCGCTGCCGTTCAAGCTATTTCCGTTCCCTACTGAACGCAAAAACAATGAGGGTAGAAAGCGCTGGATCCATCTTCTAAAGAGAAAAGGCCCGAAAGGAGAAGTCTGGCAACCTAATAATTCGTCGAGAGTCTGCAATGAGCACTTTGTTGATGGGAAACCCACGAAAGAAAACCCTGATCCTGTACTCAAAATGGGCTACGAGACAAAGTCTACTCGTAACCGTAAACCGCCTACTGATAGATCATCATTACTAGAAGAAATGAAACGTTTAAGAACTCAAGATAATACTCAAGATAACACACAAGATAATATTCAAGATGATACTCAAGATAATGCACATGATAGTCAAGATGCTCCTGTGATTCAAGAACCAAGTAGTTCCTCGTTTATAACAGAAGAAGAACATTGTACTACTGCCGGTCGACCCGACCATATCACTCACGATCATGCATATTCGTTTGGCTGGTACAACCTAGAAGATCCTGACTtctgtatgaaagaaaaatgcttgCAGGAAAGACTCAAGCAGTTCAATGAGATCaaagatctcaaagaaaaactccAAGAACTTGAAAGTGAACTCAAAGCATGTAAGATAAAACTCAAGGCCAGACAGCGTAAGGGACTAGAACattctgatttgaaaacaaattcatctgTTCGTCTACTAACCGGCCTACCATCAAAACGAGTATTCAATAAGTTGTTTGAAGTAGTGAagggaaacattaaaaaagtaaactactGGAGTGGCCCAAAAAAATCtactaaaaaaggaagaaacttcaaaaaaacaccaaataagTTTGGCCCTAAAAGAGCTTTGTCAGAAAAAGATGAGTTTCTTTTGACCTTAATGAAACTTCGACTTGGATCAACAAATGCTGACTTAGCACAGAGGTTTGGAATTTCAActacaaatgtaacaaatgttGTTACTACCTGGGTGAAAATCCTAGCAAGTGAACTTAAATGTTTGGTTTACAATCCCTCCATCGATGTTGTGAAAGCAACTTTGCCCGCAAAGTTTAAAAAGCCAGGCTACTCTAATGTACGCCACATCATTGATTgcacagaaatatttattgaaacccCAAGCGACCCAAACCTTAGAGCAGCTACGTGGTCAGACTACAAGCATCACAACACTGCTAAGCTGTTGGTATCAATAACACCACatggttttttcaatttcttatcCAAAGCATGGGGAGGGAGAACTTCAGATGTGCATCTGACAAGAGAATCATCATTTTATGATATCATTGAACCTGGCGATGAAGTGATGGCAGACCGTGGATTCACAATTGCTGAAGACCTCTTAATCAGAAGCTCAAGACTACACATCCCCCCTGGTAAACGTGGACAAGAGCAGTTCACTAAAGCTGAAgttgctaaaacaaaagaaattgcaaatcttAGAATCTTTGTTGAGCAAGCAATAAGACGGTTGAAGACGTTTAGACTGATAAAGCATGAACTACCAATATCACTGCTTGGCAGTATAGACAACATTGTACTTATTTGTGCAGCCTTATGTAACTTGTATAGACCCTTgggtaaaaaatga
- the LOC131787488 gene encoding uncharacterized protein codes for MSETSELSLEEVNTWKVDALKLFCRKRNLKTSGAKAELVARVFAASEMGIQVQASAKELMCITESERAKLLFTPEGSKLPDPLGLKDGWIDEKDGLTSWPPIFLSDITKYLMADHPGKDIKLHERVMNEYKEGKAYRLFDSGFLKEVFYHELENMDFCFLKAKCTHSMKVGDTPHTSWICSRKNGEIISAYCTCTAGMSGSCIHVMALLFRIEAANRNGMTNPACTSKECVWNVPIGNKTVIKPSRICDMEWKASKLNKETTRPAIDSRRKLFNSHEELKPLTPKGKRKSFYNNLKDLLPESAFIKLATAEFEEPCSTSVTIEINTEVPECVMPKSSKKDLSADDIHLIEQGTIGQSENEAWHDYRKGRLTASNFYRVYTKVETLKTKGGDAQELVDTIQGKSNGPSEHLPALKYGRNMEKVAKDKYVKLFQREHKDAKFRECGLFIDESDQFIGASPDLLVECSCCGLGVLEVKCPYSIVNDLPSEDNLSYLVKINGKIVLKEKHAYFAQIQGQMAVTKRTWCHFLVYTQKGYHLELIKFNNDYWEKIKQNLIWFYNKYLSE; via the exons ATGAGCGAGACAAGTGAGCTTTCCCTCGAGGAAGTCAACACATGGAAGGTGGACGCTCTCAAGTTATTTTGCCGTAAACGAAATCTTAAAACTTCTGGAGCTAAAGCTGAACTTGTAGCCCGTGTGTTTGCAGCATCAGAGATGGGAATCCAAGTACAAGCATCGGCTAAAGAACTAATGTGCATCACGGAGTCTGAGAGAGCGAAGCTATTGTTTACTCCTGAGGGCAGCAAGCTTCCCGATCCTCTTGGGCTAAAGGACGGATGGATTGATGAAAAAGATGGGCTAACATCATGGCCTCCTATATTTCTAAGTGACATTACGAAATATCTGATGGCTGATCATCCTGGAAAGGATATTAAACTGCACGAACGGGTCATGAATGAGTACAAAGAGGGGAAAGCATACCGCTTATTTGACTCGGGCTTTCTGAAAGAAGTTTTCTACCATGAACTAGAAAATATGGATTTTTGCTTCTTGAAAGCAAAATGTACGCATTCGATGAAGGTTGGTGATACACCACATACATCATggatttgttcaagaaaaaatggagaGATTATCAGTGCCTACTGTACCTGTACTGCTGG tatgAGTGGTTCTTGTATTCATGTGATGGCACTGCTGTTCAGAATTGAAGCAGCAAACCGTAATGGTATGACAAATCCTGCATGTACGTCCAAAGAGTGTGTGTGGAATGTTCCAATAGGAAACAAGACTGTAATCAAGCCCTCTAGAATTTGTGATATGGAGTGGAAGGCTTCAAAGCTAAATAAAG aGACGACCAGACCTGCCATCGATAGTCGCCGAAAGTTATTCAATTCACATGAAGAGTTGAAGCCCCTGACtccaaaaggaaagaggaagtcgttttataataatttgaaGGACTTGTTGCCAGAATCGGCATTCATCAAATTAGCAACGGCTGAGTTTGAGGAACCGTGTTCAACTTCCGTTACAATAGAAATTAATACTGAAGTACCTGAATGTGTAATGCCTAAGTCATCAAAGAAAGACTTAAGTGCTGATGATATACATCTGATTGAACAAGGCACCATTGGTCAGTCTGAGAATGAGGCATGGCACGATTACAGAAAAGGCCGATTAACTGCCTCTAATTTCTATAGAGTGTACACAAAAGTTGAAACCCTTAAAACTAAGGGGGGTGATGCACAGGAACTAGTGGACACAATCCAGGGTAAAAGTAATGGACCGTCGGAACATTTACCTGCTctaaaatatggaagaaacatGGAGAAAGTTGCTAAGGATAAGTATGTGAAACTGTTTCAGAGGGAGCACAAAGATGCAAAATTCAGAGAGTGTGGACTATTTATTGATGAATCTGACCAATTCATTGGAGCATCCCCTGATCTGCTTGTTGAATGTTCCTGTTGTGGATTAGGGGTGCTAGAAGTGAAGTGCCCTTATTCTATTGTTAATGATTTACCATCAGAAGACAATCTTTCCTACCTGGTAAAGATTAATGGCAAAATTGTCTTGAAAGAGAAGCATGCATATTTTGCACAGATACAGGGACAAATGGCTGTGACAAAGAGAACATGGTGTCACTTCCTGGTCTACACCCAAAAGGGTTATCATCTGGAGCTAATCAAGTTCAATAATGATTACTGGGAAAAGATAAAGCAAAacctaatttggttttataataaGTATTTAAGTGAATGA